One window from the genome of Armatimonadia bacterium encodes:
- a CDS encoding sialidase family protein yields MSTDSLTHLVPGPVGPQNPRNSEGAIVQLRDGKLLLGWTEFYAGSGADHGPAKLVGRVSEDGGMTWGDKYTLVENDGGCNVMEVNFLRLRSGALALFYCQKNSESTDCRVMMRTSSDEGRTFGPAKQLSPAGKYTGLTNGRSLRLASGRILLEAWEGGDSYCCLSDDDGQTWRDGGRVKPEGGPCFEPACVELKDGRVPMLMRTGLGGQFASLSSDGGETWSKPELTDLRGTAAPVAISRIPTTGDLVAVWNHDVDKPTRRNPLTCAISKDEGKTWGHLRQLEDRADDRWAYPAITWVGQSAYITYFNYSGGLSLQLKIVPASWFYE; encoded by the coding sequence ATGAGCACCGACAGCCTCACGCACCTCGTTCCCGGACCGGTTGGGCCTCAGAATCCGCGCAACAGTGAAGGAGCCATCGTTCAGCTACGGGACGGTAAGCTGCTCCTCGGATGGACTGAGTTTTACGCGGGCAGCGGGGCCGACCACGGTCCGGCGAAGCTGGTCGGACGAGTCTCCGAGGACGGTGGCATGACCTGGGGCGACAAGTACACGCTCGTCGAGAACGACGGCGGCTGCAACGTCATGGAGGTCAACTTCCTGCGTCTGCGCAGCGGCGCGCTTGCGCTGTTCTACTGCCAGAAGAACAGCGAGAGCACCGACTGCCGCGTCATGATGCGGACCTCAAGCGACGAAGGCCGCACTTTCGGCCCGGCGAAGCAGCTCTCCCCCGCCGGCAAGTACACCGGTCTCACCAACGGACGCTCGCTTCGTCTGGCCTCGGGCAGGATACTGTTGGAGGCCTGGGAAGGCGGCGACAGCTACTGCTGCCTCTCCGACGATGACGGGCAGACCTGGCGAGACGGCGGTCGCGTGAAGCCGGAGGGCGGTCCCTGCTTCGAGCCCGCCTGTGTCGAGCTCAAGGACGGCAGAGTCCCAATGCTCATGCGCACGGGACTGGGCGGTCAGTTTGCGAGCCTGTCGAGCGACGGTGGCGAAACCTGGAGCAAGCCCGAGCTCACGGACCTGCGCGGCACGGCTGCTCCCGTGGCCATCAGCCGCATCCCGACCACCGGCGATCTGGTAGCGGTGTGGAACCACGACGTGGACAAGCCTACGCGCCGGAATCCGCTGACCTGCGCCATCTCGAAGGACGAGGGGAAGACCTGGGGCCACCTCCGGCAGCTAGAGGACCGCGCTGATGACCGCTGGGCCTACCCGGCGATCACCTGGGTCGGGCAGAGCGCGTACATCACCTACTTCAACTACTCCGGCGGCCTGTCCCTGCAGCTCAAGATCGTGCCCGCTTCCTGGTTCTACGAGTAG
- a CDS encoding uroporphyrinogen decarboxylase family protein, translating into MNHRERVLTALSHQRPDRLPRDYWATGEVTERLLQHLNLPDRESLLQHFGFDLRTVEGPACVGQTFRRHPDGSVEDLWGVRRLPKTITGTGYTWTYQHVVEPPLASACTAADVDSYNRWPSPDWWDYSQVRSQCAAYEGYAVVSVGDRLDRTAQLKPMMYLRGMEQTYLDLATNPEVTEAIIAHIVEYFLEYNRRVFEAAGDALDILMTGDDFGTQQGLMMSPQTWRRFLKPGFAAFIELAHRYGLKVRHHTCGSMVDLIPDFIDCGLDILQSLQPQAAGMDLGRLRRNYGRDLCFQGGIDIQQVMPYGTPQEVREHVRHQIEAAGTEGGYIICTAHNLQPDTPLENALALFEAYEEFS; encoded by the coding sequence ATGAACCATCGTGAGCGCGTCCTGACAGCTCTATCGCATCAACGGCCCGACCGTCTGCCGCGGGACTACTGGGCGACCGGGGAGGTTACCGAGCGACTGCTGCAGCACCTCAACCTTCCGGATCGCGAGAGCCTCCTGCAGCACTTTGGCTTTGACCTGCGCACCGTCGAAGGCCCGGCCTGCGTAGGACAGACCTTCCGCCGCCATCCGGACGGCAGCGTGGAGGACCTCTGGGGCGTCCGGCGGCTGCCCAAGACCATCACGGGCACCGGGTACACCTGGACCTACCAGCATGTCGTGGAGCCGCCTCTGGCCTCGGCTTGCACCGCCGCCGACGTGGACAGCTACAACCGTTGGCCGAGTCCCGACTGGTGGGATTACTCCCAGGTGCGGAGCCAGTGCGCGGCCTACGAGGGCTATGCCGTGGTCAGCGTCGGCGACCGCCTCGACCGGACCGCGCAGCTCAAGCCCATGATGTACCTGCGCGGCATGGAGCAGACCTACCTCGATCTGGCGACCAACCCCGAGGTCACCGAGGCGATCATCGCGCACATCGTGGAGTACTTCCTGGAGTACAACCGGAGGGTCTTCGAGGCAGCCGGCGATGCTCTCGACATCCTCATGACCGGTGACGACTTCGGCACCCAGCAGGGCCTCATGATGAGCCCGCAGACCTGGCGGCGGTTCCTCAAGCCGGGCTTTGCCGCCTTCATCGAGTTGGCCCATCGCTACGGGCTCAAGGTCAGGCACCATACCTGTGGAAGCATGGTGGACCTCATCCCCGACTTCATCGACTGTGGCCTGGATATCCTCCAGTCCCTACAGCCGCAGGCCGCCGGGATGGACCTGGGGCGACTGCGCCGCAACTACGGTCGGGATCTGTGCTTCCAGGGCGGCATCGACATCCAGCAGGTGATGCCCTACGGCACGCCGCAGGAGGTCCGCGAACACGTGCGCCATCAGATCGAGGCAGCGGGGACCGAGGGCGGCTACATCATCTGCACCGCCCACAACCTCCAGCCCGACACGCCGCTGGAGAACGCTCTCGCCCTGTTCGAGGCCTACGAGGAGTTCAGTTAG
- a CDS encoding heparinase II/III family protein produces the protein MHCHTWPLVTAICCLLALFTTVVLEAAPCTLYKPRNLEIARANVAKYQWARDLLASWEKSASFALSKDREFFRGMVSDLTPWSTYGQVCPACVGEKCSMGESGVWRWSVSDPEKLRCRYCGAEFPNPKYPETGVLECPQSGQTFTYYINDAQRAHPEEDLGKHAYLWAGRPVQVSFTGLLRTYKLSWVLGQVPRLAQVYALTGDARYAQRVAWILERVAEVFPKYLYHSYGGCFADCDPAEAAREMGLHPAAGEFAAGVIRHPAAIMRDRNKDGFGDLDAGFWGAGRLSTGAGGEGSTLLNAVVAYDLTKDATDPEGRPVYSEEMKQRICDNLLLAGCADMENYKDINNKCGPGRALSGAVGILFGQPERVRRALEGFESLLGECFHFDGFCKESPSYSSMHLGLMEEIPDLLAGYSDPAGYIAADGKRFDNFDPFTHIPRYRLALESMVRMLRPDLKFPVIGDTHSGSATSPHYVEILAAVYGAQYAGLLQTLQGKPLDQMGSEYALWHRDPDLKAPEGAPDLGLRTEYYPGWQVGVMRAGNDASQTSFYFNGYCAHGHRHSDTLGIVYHAFNQELASDRGYIWDDPRNSWTRSTLAHNLVTVDGENQRGAGRHSTLELFAATPGLEIMQASADAYDQCSQYRRTCALIRVPDGGNYVVDFFRVDGGKQHQYGLNCNGSFVGLTGAEVQPREGKRSWLTNLRAADNPPESWQATWQDGAAKLRLFMAGPTDRLWVTDAPGWRSNKGDQLHAPPITEVLAERSAKDKLSSVFAAVLCPYKTETPPVTAVRRIAAEPAAEGAVCLAVEVGDRTDYVISALDDEPHTYGPVRMAGRFGIVSVDRTGKPLRAYLLSGTDLSCGEMRLHLDAPRTVRKIVKVEGSTLELDAALPAEVAKSGVYLLTGDTGFEIAALEGNRLTVRDYPFEGGEEIVVPGAVWTGME, from the coding sequence ATGCACTGCCACACCTGGCCCCTGGTCACCGCGATCTGCTGCCTGCTCGCCTTGTTCACAACCGTGGTCCTCGAAGCAGCGCCCTGCACCCTCTACAAGCCGCGCAATCTTGAGATTGCACGCGCCAACGTCGCCAAGTACCAGTGGGCGCGTGACCTCCTCGCAAGCTGGGAGAAGTCGGCGTCCTTCGCCCTGTCGAAGGACCGCGAGTTCTTCCGTGGGATGGTCTCCGACCTCACTCCCTGGTCGACCTACGGTCAGGTGTGCCCGGCCTGCGTCGGCGAGAAGTGCTCGATGGGCGAGTCCGGCGTCTGGCGCTGGAGTGTGTCAGACCCCGAGAAGCTGCGCTGCCGCTACTGCGGGGCGGAGTTCCCCAACCCCAAGTACCCCGAGACGGGAGTGCTGGAGTGTCCGCAGAGCGGCCAGACCTTCACCTACTACATCAATGACGCGCAGCGTGCGCACCCGGAGGAGGACCTGGGCAAGCACGCCTACCTGTGGGCGGGTCGCCCGGTACAGGTGAGCTTCACCGGCCTGCTACGGACCTACAAGCTCTCCTGGGTGCTCGGCCAGGTTCCACGGCTTGCACAGGTCTACGCACTGACGGGCGACGCACGCTACGCCCAACGTGTGGCCTGGATCCTTGAGCGCGTGGCCGAGGTGTTCCCCAAGTACCTGTACCACAGCTACGGTGGGTGCTTCGCCGACTGTGATCCGGCCGAGGCAGCGCGCGAAATGGGGCTGCACCCGGCGGCCGGGGAGTTTGCAGCCGGGGTGATTCGGCATCCTGCCGCCATCATGCGCGACCGGAACAAGGATGGCTTCGGCGATCTTGATGCCGGGTTCTGGGGCGCTGGACGACTCAGTACGGGCGCCGGCGGTGAGGGAAGCACGCTGCTGAACGCCGTGGTCGCCTACGACCTCACCAAGGATGCCACTGACCCAGAGGGCAGGCCGGTCTACTCGGAGGAGATGAAGCAGCGCATCTGCGACAACCTGCTGCTGGCCGGTTGCGCCGACATGGAGAACTACAAGGACATCAACAACAAGTGTGGTCCAGGACGCGCGCTCAGCGGCGCCGTCGGCATCCTCTTTGGTCAGCCGGAACGGGTGCGCCGAGCCCTGGAGGGCTTTGAGAGCCTCCTGGGAGAGTGCTTCCACTTCGACGGATTCTGCAAGGAGTCGCCCTCCTACTCCAGCATGCACCTGGGACTGATGGAGGAGATCCCGGACCTGCTGGCAGGCTACTCCGACCCGGCGGGGTACATCGCTGCGGACGGAAAGCGTTTCGACAACTTCGACCCCTTCACCCACATCCCGCGCTATCGTCTGGCGCTGGAGAGCATGGTGCGCATGCTGCGGCCTGATCTCAAGTTTCCGGTCATCGGCGACACCCATTCAGGAAGCGCCACCAGTCCGCACTATGTCGAGATCCTCGCCGCGGTCTACGGCGCCCAGTATGCTGGCCTGCTACAGACCCTTCAGGGCAAGCCTCTGGACCAGATGGGCAGCGAGTACGCGCTGTGGCATCGCGACCCCGACCTCAAAGCGCCGGAGGGCGCCCCTGACCTCGGTCTGCGTACTGAATACTATCCAGGCTGGCAAGTGGGCGTGATGCGGGCAGGCAACGACGCCTCGCAGACCTCCTTCTACTTCAACGGCTACTGCGCCCACGGTCACCGCCACTCTGACACGTTAGGGATCGTGTACCACGCCTTCAACCAGGAGCTGGCCTCGGACCGTGGCTACATCTGGGATGACCCGCGGAACTCCTGGACCAGGAGCACCCTGGCGCACAATCTGGTGACGGTGGATGGAGAGAACCAGAGGGGTGCCGGCCGTCACTCGACCCTGGAGCTGTTCGCGGCCACACCGGGCCTTGAGATCATGCAGGCATCTGCCGACGCCTATGACCAGTGCTCGCAGTACCGGCGCACCTGCGCTCTGATCCGCGTGCCCGACGGCGGGAACTACGTGGTCGACTTCTTCCGCGTGGACGGCGGCAAGCAGCACCAGTACGGCCTGAATTGCAACGGGAGCTTTGTCGGCCTGACGGGCGCAGAAGTGCAGCCTCGCGAGGGCAAGAGGTCGTGGCTGACGAACCTGCGGGCTGCGGACAACCCGCCGGAGTCGTGGCAGGCCACCTGGCAGGACGGTGCTGCGAAGCTCCGGCTCTTCATGGCCGGGCCGACTGACCGCCTCTGGGTGACCGACGCTCCCGGCTGGCGCAGCAACAAGGGCGACCAGCTCCACGCGCCACCTATCACGGAGGTGCTCGCGGAGCGCTCCGCCAAGGACAAGCTGAGCAGTGTCTTCGCGGCCGTGCTGTGCCCCTACAAGACGGAGACGCCTCCGGTGACAGCAGTGCGACGGATTGCTGCTGAGCCGGCTGCCGAGGGCGCCGTCTGCCTCGCGGTCGAGGTCGGTGACCGCACCGACTACGTGATCTCTGCACTGGACGACGAGCCGCACACCTACGGCCCGGTGCGCATGGCAGGACGTTTCGGGATCGTCTCCGTCGATCGCACGGGCAAGCCCTTGCGGGCGTATCTGCTGAGCGGCACGGACCTGTCCTGCGGCGAGATGCGCCTTCACCTGGATGCTCCACGCACGGTCCGCAAGATCGTGAAGGTGGAAGGTTCGACCCTCGAGCTTGACGCGGCACTCCCGGCCGAGGTCGCCAAGTCGGGCGTCTACCTGCTCACCGGCGACACGGGCTTCGAGATTGCCGCCCTGGAGGGGAACCGGCTCACCGTCCGCGACTACCCCTTCGAGGGCGGGGAGGAGATCGTCGTGCCTGGCGCGGTGTGGACCGGCATGGAGTGA
- a CDS encoding NAD-dependent epimerase/dehydratase family protein, whose amino-acid sequence MKVLVIGGTGHIGSYLVPRLVNAGHEVSVVARTPTPQHTDARLAWGQVQWIQADRRAEEKAGVWAERMTGLEAEVVIDLICYTPEQSAIMVKAFEGRVQHFLHCGTIWAYGAPRRRPYQESDPRCPITDYGINKAAVEADLLNRYRTTGFPVTIIHPGHISGRKWLPVDPQGTRNGVGVYEKLARGEVVYLPQYGHETLHHVHADDLAQLFEAAMIRRQVCLGESFSGVAPWALSLVGCCEFVAGLFGRRANIVLATYEEMETILGAEPWATTRDHLLHSPCCSIEKAQRLLGYAPRYTTEQIFTESIEYLLETGALVI is encoded by the coding sequence ATGAAGGTTCTCGTCATCGGCGGCACGGGACACATCGGCAGTTACCTGGTGCCGCGACTGGTCAACGCCGGGCACGAGGTCTCGGTGGTCGCGCGCACCCCAACTCCCCAGCACACCGACGCACGACTGGCCTGGGGACAGGTCCAGTGGATTCAGGCCGACCGGCGCGCTGAGGAGAAGGCTGGTGTGTGGGCCGAGCGAATGACGGGCCTCGAAGCAGAGGTCGTCATCGACCTCATCTGCTACACACCCGAGCAGAGCGCGATCATGGTCAAGGCTTTCGAAGGCCGCGTGCAGCACTTCCTGCACTGCGGCACGATCTGGGCCTACGGCGCACCTCGTCGCCGCCCCTATCAGGAGAGCGACCCGCGCTGCCCGATCACCGACTATGGCATCAACAAGGCAGCCGTCGAGGCCGACCTGCTCAACCGCTACCGGACCACCGGGTTCCCCGTGACCATCATCCACCCGGGGCACATCTCCGGGCGCAAGTGGTTGCCGGTCGATCCGCAGGGCACCCGCAACGGTGTCGGCGTGTACGAGAAGCTCGCTCGTGGCGAGGTCGTGTACCTGCCGCAGTACGGCCATGAGACGCTCCACCATGTCCACGCCGACGACCTGGCTCAGCTCTTCGAGGCCGCGATGATCCGGCGCCAGGTCTGCCTGGGTGAGTCCTTCAGCGGCGTCGCCCCCTGGGCGCTGTCGCTGGTGGGGTGCTGCGAGTTCGTGGCCGGGCTCTTCGGCCGTAGAGCCAACATCGTCCTCGCGACCTACGAGGAGATGGAGACGATCCTGGGTGCCGAGCCCTGGGCAACCACCAGAGATCACCTCCTGCACTCGCCCTGCTGTAGCATCGAGAAGGCACAGCGCCTGCTGGGCTATGCACCTCGGTACACGACCGAGCAGATCTTCACCGAATCGATCGAGTACCTGCTGGAGACCGGTGCCCTGGTTATCTGA
- a CDS encoding DUF6785 family protein produces the protein MVPEPEGDGAVTPGVRTAVTFRAAAIGVIASALIGMAYPYAEFVIRGTRPSNTALPFGAIVFFFAVVAGLNPLIARLRRRLVLTRGELTVIFVMILVASAVPTWGLVGQLLPILAGASYFASPENRWGDLILPQVPSWVAPTDDVVCKHCYEGLPPGQLIPWGAWAVPLAAWAVFVASLYATTLGLMLLVRRRWIVQERLVFPLMRLPLELIGAEAGPSLWPELFRSRAMWLGFLLTLLPTSLVALNHYFPAVPLLKLRNEVYLPLDRERVLLRLWLNPSVVSFNYLLSSDLAFSLWFFALVTAVQTPLWRLWGISLGAAEIYGAGNPAISCQAFGAMAMLVAAGLYQARHEVARTLRAAFQGGEYAGEPCDARVVVGCLVGGLGGMLIWLRLAGLEWVPGIVFLASAFTTFLALTRATVQGGVPVSRAAQIPQYFVSSALGGRNLNAASTVALGYTFVWAADIRVIMMPFVSHSLKLWDGLDNPRGFLPVVSTAIAVPAAVSATYILRAAYVHSGLRLGGWLFGGCPKAAFTYVAQQLNSPAEPSVGRWLWMGAGAVVMRALTVLHTSLAWWPLHPLGFAIAPTQPVQDLWFSGLGGWLAKVVVMRYAGFRGYTTGVHFFMGAILGQFLGSGAWLVIDALTGSTGNMLYVY, from the coding sequence ATGGTGCCAGAACCTGAGGGCGACGGTGCCGTCACGCCCGGTGTGCGGACAGCGGTCACTTTCCGGGCAGCAGCGATAGGGGTAATCGCCAGCGCGCTGATCGGCATGGCGTACCCCTACGCCGAGTTCGTGATTCGCGGCACGCGGCCCTCGAACACGGCTTTGCCCTTCGGCGCCATCGTGTTCTTCTTTGCGGTAGTGGCCGGGCTGAACCCGCTGATTGCCAGGTTGCGACGGCGACTGGTTCTCACCCGCGGAGAGCTGACCGTCATCTTCGTGATGATCCTTGTCGCCTCCGCCGTGCCGACCTGGGGACTGGTCGGCCAGCTGTTGCCCATCCTGGCGGGCGCCAGCTACTTCGCCTCCCCGGAGAACCGCTGGGGCGATCTCATCCTTCCGCAGGTACCGTCCTGGGTCGCCCCGACCGACGACGTGGTATGCAAGCACTGCTACGAGGGTCTGCCTCCCGGTCAGCTCATCCCCTGGGGCGCCTGGGCGGTGCCGCTGGCTGCCTGGGCGGTCTTTGTGGCGTCGCTTTACGCGACGACCCTTGGCCTGATGCTCCTGGTGCGCCGGCGCTGGATCGTGCAGGAGCGCCTGGTCTTCCCGCTGATGCGTCTTCCCCTGGAGCTGATTGGGGCCGAGGCCGGGCCTTCGCTGTGGCCGGAGCTGTTCCGCAGCCGGGCCATGTGGTTGGGGTTTCTGCTAACACTCCTCCCCACAAGCCTGGTGGCCCTGAACCACTACTTCCCAGCCGTGCCGCTGCTGAAGCTGCGCAACGAGGTGTACTTGCCGCTCGACCGCGAGCGCGTTCTGTTGCGACTCTGGCTCAACCCGTCCGTGGTGTCCTTCAACTACCTGCTTAGTTCGGACCTGGCCTTCAGCCTGTGGTTCTTCGCGCTGGTCACCGCGGTACAGACCCCGCTGTGGCGCCTGTGGGGGATCAGTCTGGGAGCAGCGGAGATCTACGGGGCAGGCAACCCGGCCATCTCCTGCCAGGCCTTCGGGGCCATGGCAATGCTCGTTGCAGCGGGGCTGTATCAGGCCCGGCACGAGGTCGCTCGTACCCTTCGTGCTGCCTTCCAGGGCGGCGAGTACGCGGGCGAGCCCTGCGACGCTCGGGTTGTGGTTGGCTGTCTGGTGGGCGGACTTGGCGGGATGCTGATCTGGTTGCGACTGGCCGGGCTGGAGTGGGTGCCCGGCATCGTCTTTCTGGCCTCGGCTTTCACGACCTTTCTGGCCCTGACGCGCGCCACGGTTCAGGGCGGAGTTCCCGTCTCGCGTGCTGCGCAGATACCACAGTACTTCGTCTCCAGCGCCCTCGGCGGGAGGAACCTCAACGCTGCGAGCACCGTGGCGCTTGGCTACACCTTCGTCTGGGCGGCGGACATCCGCGTCATCATGATGCCCTTCGTCTCGCACAGCCTGAAGCTGTGGGACGGCCTCGACAACCCGCGCGGATTCCTACCGGTCGTCTCCACAGCCATCGCAGTCCCGGCGGCGGTCAGTGCGACCTATATCCTGCGGGCGGCCTATGTGCACAGTGGCCTGCGCCTCGGCGGATGGCTCTTCGGGGGCTGCCCGAAGGCGGCCTTCACCTACGTCGCACAGCAACTCAACAGTCCGGCGGAGCCGAGTGTCGGACGCTGGCTGTGGATGGGTGCCGGGGCTGTGGTCATGCGGGCGCTGACAGTTTTGCACACGAGCCTGGCCTGGTGGCCTCTGCATCCCCTGGGCTTCGCCATTGCTCCGACTCAGCCGGTGCAGGACCTCTGGTTTTCGGGGCTAGGGGGCTGGCTGGCGAAGGTGGTCGTGATGCGCTATGCCGGATTCCGTGGCTACACGACCGGCGTGCACTTCTTCATGGGCGCGATCCTGGGGCAGTTCCTGGGGTCAGGTGCGTGGCTGGTGATCGACGCCCTCACAGGCTCAACCGGCAACATGCTCTACGTGTACTGA